One Drosophila willistoni isolate 14030-0811.24 chromosome XL unlocalized genomic scaffold, UCI_dwil_1.1 Seg142, whole genome shotgun sequence genomic window, ATCTGGTGCTGCAGCATTGTCTGTGATAAAGAGGAGGCTCGCAAAATAATCCAACTTTATCATCTTTCAACATCCGACTGTTGGATTGAATATTTCTCTTATGTGGGGGGGCCGTAAATATGCTAGCATTATATGTAATAACTAGATGTCCAGTATATCAGTATCCAGATATGTTAATCTGCTATTTAAATGAAGTACTTGTACTTTTACCTTGTAATCTTGCTCTAATTATCTCTTATTTTATCGAGTTTATTTCTAAATTGGCCAAAATAACAGCCgctaaatttaaaaagtatttttgtgTATGTAATTGTTACGGTCCCTGTTTCTGATGATATGTACTAATCTACTAATCTCCCACCATTAATCTAACCAAATCCTTACTGTAGCTGTAACTGAATTTAGTTtatgaaaaagaaacaaaatgaattgaattttaCAAGAAAGTATGCTGATGAAAGCTTTCatagatatatagatattgaatttagtttatttacataaacatatatgtataatatgaaataaacacatttcgaaaacaattgttttgaatttaaacaatAGCTGATTGCTATGGCAAATGTAtaaaaatgagcaaaaatTGGCGGAGGGTATTCCAATATAATTTACGATCAAGATCTTATCCATTTTAGTGGTATTCTTTCACACAGATGGTCACACTAACATTAATGTCGACAACATAAAAAGTGcaaatcaacaaaaacaacatctTAATGCACATATATCGGCAAATGTCCATTTCTCATTCCATTCCAACGCATGCACGATGAATCTATCATTCGCTGGCTGTGGTTTCTTGGGCATCTATCACGTGGGCGTGGCTGTGTGCCTTAAAATATATGCACCCCACATGCTGCAGGACAAGATTGGCGGTGCATCGGCAGGTGCATTGGCCGCCTGTTGTCTTCTATGCGATTTGCCATTGGCCACCATGGCATCCGATTTTCTGCGCATTGTCAAGGAGGCCCGACGTCATTCACTTGGACCATTTAGCCCATCGTTCAACATTCAGAGCTGCCTGTTGGAGGGATTACAGCGACTCTTACCTTCAGATGCCCATGAGAGAGTTACCGGTCGATTGCACATTTCACTCACACGGATCTGGGATGGCAAGAATGTGATTGCATCCGAATTTCAGTCACGCCAGGACCTAATGCAGGCCCTGCTCTGCTCCTGCTTTATACCCGGCTTTTCAGGTATATTGCCGCCACGTTGGCGCGGGGTTCGCTACGTGGATGGAGCCTTCTCCAACAATTTGCCCATACTGGATGGAAACACTGTAACTGTGAGTCCTTTCTCCGGCGAAAGTGACATATGTCCCAGGGATCAGAGCTCCAAACTCTTTCAGATTCACCTCAATTGGGCCAATACAAGTTTCCAGATCTCACGACGAAATTTTCATCGCTTGATTCACATCATATTGCCAGCACATACCGATTTCCTTTCGTCATTGTGTCATCAAGGATTCGCAGATGCTTTGGAATTTCTCCACTGTCGCAATATGATCTCAATCCGGAAATGTCGTCAGTATTTTTTCAACGAAATGAATCATGAAGCAACATTGCTTGATCGGAATCCCATACAGAGTCATCTGGGACAAGCGAAAATAAATTTTCCCCATTGGATGTTTCATTACAGGGGCCTCAAATTGTTGGCCCTGCCAGCCTTACTGCCCGTGGATGTACTTCTGGCCACCATAGCTAAAATAGGAACTCTCAGGCCAAAGCTGGCCAAACAAATGTCGCAACTCCTGAGCAGTTTAACACTCTCACTGCACGATCCACCGCACTTTGATCTCGGCGATACCACGAGTCGCCTATGCGGGCCTCGGACGATGGATCCTACGCCATCCAAAGCCGACGCCGGCGATAAGCATTTAGCATATAAAGATAATGACAACAAAAGCACTGCCAAAGTCAAGGCAATCGAAATATTTGACTTCAAAGATATTGTCGCAGCGTCAAAGAGAGCAAATTGAACAATCCGATCTGTGTATATTTACTTATTGTTagcttaaaaaatatttacaaaaaaatcaTGTTGAGTGTTTGTATTGTAAACaaaaaggaattgtaaatgtGTAAAGGAtatgtaattaaaaattaattttatatgttttattttttaaaatacagATTGATTATTCCatgaaatatgtaaatatatatagatatgttCCCTTAAAACTTGTATACAAAAGAAGTCTAGAAAATGTATGTTATATATAGAGTATATACCCATAGAGAAGTCGTTTATATGCTAATATgatgaaattttcaaaatttcaagaaCTTGATTCGGGGCTTAGACCATCTTCTGTGTAttaaaaaagctttaaaaagCAAAACTCCTTGCAAAAAGAATAGAAATATTAAAGTGTGAATCTATATGAGCTGTTTTGTTTTATCATGTAAAGTTTCATTTATTGTAGAGCACTATATACATCGGATTCAGTAGGATCAGACATCCGAATTAAGCTAGCAGGGGGAATTAAGCATgtagcaacaaaaaaaaaaccaaaaatattagCTTTCAGAGACTTAGTGCAAATAAAAAGATCATTTCCCAAAGATTTTAGATTACTCTCTAATAAGAAAAATGATAGGTATGTAAATTTTTAGATTCGGATAAAAGTTGATGGAATTAGAGATTCACAAAGAGAGTCTTTTTTTGAGatacatttaaataaacttttgtGATTCCACCTATTTTCCCAAGACTGTATTTTCGCAAATTTCTaatctaaaaattaattttgattcgAATTTTAACAAAATCATGTATCATAAAGTTGAAGTTGAATTTGAAAGACATTTCTTaaaaacttcaaaaatttataaaattggaGCTTCATGAAATTACGGTTTATTGGAATATTTTTCTGTTCATTGGCATTTTTTGTCTCTCTTGATAAATTGTGTCACTAAAATTTCagctcaaaattaaaagacttaaaataagATATTACTTTCCAAAATCGATCAAATTTAGATAAGTCTCAGATTCGCAAAGTCAAGAGTTTTTTATGAGAATTTACcgaatttgttaaatttagtttatttcCACCTACTGTAGGACATCTACAAGGTTATACATAAACAAAAGGTACATATAACATTTCATAATTTCCAAAtagaacaaatttaaatattaaaataaagtaTATTAAAGTAAAGTAGAAAATAGAGGGTGGGAAATAGGGGTGGTTGGAGCAGGTTGCTGGTTAGTCCACTCCGTGAGACAGGTCAAGAACATGGAGTCTTCTGGTGATTGAGCTGTTATCGAGCAGGCCAGAGGGTTTAAGTGCCTGTCAAGAACCCTTTCAGTGACcaaaaatcttttaacaacGCTCTGATAGCGCGGATTCCCTTAAAAAATCAATCGCAAGTTGAGTTTTAACTTAAaaacttatatatttttaaagacatGATCgtgaaaaattgtaaatttctgTTTCGAATTTGAGATCTGTTaactataaaatataatatttattattcttaataataaatttctataatggTCGATCGGGccgaaaaataataaataattttatcgTTTCTATACAAGATacaattatatttatatatgtcaGCTGTAAGTCTACCAAATCAAAATCCGACTATATTCTATATCCTATAGCAGTCATATAAACATACGAGCAAATAAGATCTGTGTATATATCGGCTTAAGTTAGTCAGACGTTTTTACGTCGATATTCGTTCTATTAGTTACAACTTGTAACTTACAAGGATTAACACATTGAAACCTGGAAAAATTGTaacataaatatttgcaaGGATATACAGACTTCGGCGCTTTGAAGGAAATTTTTAGGTCCAAAAGCGAAACTGCTAATAATTAACTAAATTAACTCATAAATATATGCAGAAGGTTTTGGATGAAATCGAATTCTATTTTCCAATTATTTTACACACCGATCGTCAGAGGATGTATTAAAAAagttatttatatacaaatattaggaatatttatattgtaggtgcttaaaaatttaacacCTGCCTTAGTCACTTTCATTCAACTTTAGACAATGGTAATAATACTTTTAGTTAACAACATTTAATGATAAGAAATGTTGAATTATTCTAATCTTAACGAGAAAATGTTAATCAAATTGTAAACAAGATTTAAAATCGGAAATGAGTTCTTACTCAATGTTTAATTCTAACAGAAAATGGATCAATgattttcaattcaaattaGTTGCTAATGCAATTGAGTTAAGTATCGAAATTTATGTACAATATATTGTAATCCATGTACCTACATTGTATGACAGTTGTTAAATGACATTTAGTtccacataaaaaaaaaagaagaataaaaaaatggaaaatgaacaaatgcaaaaagaaaaataaatgaacGTCAGCAAAACAACAAGCCAGATCCGATCTGATCCGATCCGATCCGAGAATTtagtataataaaaaaaataaagaaatatatgcacatgtgtatataaagagaataataataataatcacgCCACTTGTTGTACTTTGCACTCACTTTGAAGCGCAGTCGTCGCTACTGATTGCTGGATCACGCCTCTTCCGTTGCATGTTGGTTTCTTGGCTCTGGCCTGGACCCCATCCTGATGAGGCCTTTATCACTCAGTCgctgcctctctctctctctctcactctctctggTAGTAGTTGGAGGTTTTTTTGTCCCCCGACAAAACTGATAAGAGTCTATTGCGCCTACCACGTTGCCAACTGGGGCCTGACTTTAATGGCCccgtcatcatcgtcatcaaaAGTCTAAAGTCCAGCGCTAAACTTCACACAACATGTTATAGGTGGTTTATGTAAATTGTTTGTAACTACAAGACTGGCAGAcgcataatatatatacatatatacatatatatcatgCGGTTGGCAATTTCATCACTACAAGatgatcatgatcatcatcattgaaatgatgatgacgatgcgGTCTGAAAATGGAAACCCGTCTAACCAGTCAACCAAAGTAAAAACCGCCACAAGCGaagcctttttttttttggaccaCATCTTCCTCTTTCCTAAATCATCTCATCTCGAACCCATCAAACCGAACCCATACcttcaaaaacaacaacaacaacaacaacaaaaaaacgagCAATCTCATGAATATTTACGTAAAATGTTTTGGCGTCTCGTTCGAAAATTATGCCAAACTATGTGAAGGATCCCAACATACCATGCTAAGAATACCACATTAAGttgattcaaaaatgaaaaggaatCTTATAGATATGTAGACAgaaccccccccccccccatgGCCCTTGCCCCTTGAGactaaacgaaaaaaaaaaagaagaagcgaAGTCGAGACAAAACGAAACCAAGTCAAACCCATTAACTCTATCATTATCGACATGAATAACGTTCCAGAGTCTTTAGTTTCTTTTCCATTTTGGGCTTATCTGAGAAATTATTGAATTGTTCAACCTTTCAAACTGACTTGAATTGCCAGCTGAGATAAGTTAAGGTTCTTTTTTTAATCAATATACCAGCAGACATACCAATTttccatacatatgtatgtatatcttatCATGAActtcaaatgaaattttcgctttttttttttcaatatgtacattttgttttgtattgtttgttccagtttttttttttgttgtttgtgtttttgtttttttttattgttttgcttcttttcatatatataaagCATAATTCATTATCTCATTAGCATTAAACGtaataatatattattattatcattatgaTATTATTATGATCATCATTGGTGGTTTCCCCCGCCTGTCTCAATTGGTGGGGggaggtttttgtttttgttttttttttttgtctataattcattttttctttctttagcATTTAGAATTTAAATAGCAATTATGATTAGTTCTATAACATATCCACATAAaggtatataatatatatatatatatttctatatatacaatGGGGGCAGATTAtgttaaattatttttcatttaatgcAGGCGTGGCACTTCCttccatattttttatttttttgcttttaatttttttttatagatttagcacagctaaaaaaaaaaaaattacaaaaaaaaaccttaagcttttctttttttttgtttaactacaactacaacttaaatatatatatatatttagcatatatatatgtgtgtgtgtgtatgtatgtgtgtgtgcaaatGTGGCTGAGGGTGTGCGGGTGGGTGCAGAGGTTacttcaaataaatatttacaaagcAAACATGGGAACAGGGCAAAGAGAGGGGGGAGAAGACAGACTTAAAATagtgtttaaaaaaaaaataataataatgtgtgtgggtgggtgtgggtgtgggagCGCgacagaataaaaaaaataagatatatattaatatatatatatatgttttaacTGGGCCATCAGCTCACTGGGCCGCTGCTGGCTTAGCCGTTGGCTTCTTAATGGCCTGTACTTTCTTGGCTGGAACTGATCCTGTGCTTGACACTCCTGTGATTGTGGTTGTGCTGCTCACCGACGATGAGCTGGGCCCAAAGGGTGAGCATGTATCCCCCCCCACCAGAGTCGATTGCTCCACATTTGTGCCCATCGATGAGTTAATGAAATTAATGTATTGATGCAACTTGAGAGCGGCTATCAATGAGCTCAAATAGTCATTGATATTGCCCTTTTGGACTTGTTTGATCTGTCGGGAGACATTTCTATAGACGCGACGTGAGATCTTATTGGATAAGCGGCCGACTGTCTGGACGGTGTGTAAGACTGGATCCTCGCTGGCGGGAACTGGCACTAAagtgagagaaagaaagaaagaaagaaaaaatgcaaattttagaTTAATAAGATGGAAACATAATGATTTCTAAACAGTGGTTAgtaatttttggattttttttttgttgcttttggtgGATCCTAAACTATTTGATCTTACCATAAAATTGTTCAGTTCCCTATCGATAATGCCTATTATCTCTGGATTTCTTCTAATGTATTCAACTATTTCAGTTATGATTCTCAACGACATGGATAGAAATACTGTGGAGGCAGCTACAATGAATCTAGCATCAACCTCTTCTTCTTGATCATAGTCCCCAATATTAAGgactaaatatattttaaccAAAATCATGATACCAAAgagaagaaagaagaaaagagaaagaagaagagagagagagagagaaagaagaatttagtaagtaaaaataaagtggAGTGGGTTGAAGAGAATCAAGTTTAACTAAtattctttaaatattttgaatatttctttaaattttttgaatcgaaaaacacaacaaattcTATTTCGAGATAGGAATtcactatatatgtatatatccattGAAAACATGCTTTGTGTTAGAAACAATATACGATACGATACGACAAATACGAGAAACTTACTGTCATTATTTTCAGAGCTTTTGCCATTTTGCACGACagcattttgtttattatctgagaattaaaaattatttacgttttatttatagatttctttttttcttattttgtttacaCACAGCAAATAGAATGGCGAGAAAACAacaggagaaacaaaaaaaattaacgcCTAAACACCTAAATTTCAAATTGGAAATTCAAATGGGAACCAAGCCAAAATGCATAATATAATATCTAAtactgtgtgtgtttgtgtgtgtctttaAGTCTAAAGAAAATGGAATGGATTCAGATCGGACATGCTCCCTGCATGAATGAATGAgaacataaaaatatacataccattATCCTCTTCCACATCGGATTCACTCTTGGGGAAATAATATTCCAAGAGTCTTTCAGCTAATGCTGTGGTGGTATCCACACCATTTACCGCCAAGCTGCCATATTGTGTGGCAAGGACTTCATTGGCCTTCTGCCAGGCCAAATCCTTCAAGGAAGCTGCCTTCTGTTGGCCAGCTGCCTTGAATTTAACCACACGCTCCAAATGGGGTTGAACGACATCGATGACTTTGCTCTTGGCCTGATTATAGATCTCCTGTGGTGTATCCTTAATGATTGGTGCCTTAACCTCCAATTGTTCAATGCCCTTGACAATGGTCTGGTCCACATAGGCAATGGGTCGATCTAGTTTTGTGACAAATGGAACAGCTGTGGTCACAGCACGAGTCACACAATCCTCGGCGGCAGTAAAAGCCCATTCAAAGACACGATTTTTACCTAATAAACAAAGCAAGAGTgtgaaagagagggagagagtggGAAAGTGGAATTTAGATTAGAGAGTTGAAATTTCTGGAAGGgctacatacacatacacacacacttatatgtatgtatgtagtgtGGTATGGCAGCTAAAGGCATGTGATAACAAAACTTATCGTCATTTGTCAGTGACATTTTCCAACTGATAAGCAATTGCGCAGTTTTTGTACTTGGCAAAGGTGCTTCTCCCTCTTCCACCTCACCCACCAACCAACCGCCCATCATACACATTTATTTTTCGCACATCTCTCTTTATTTTCCCCACACCATCCCCCCCTACATTATGCTTAGTATTTGTTATTTATGTATCTGTCTGACAAGTTTAGACTTTGATAGTTTGTCATACAGCAAACATCATTATAGTCATCATCACGATGATGATAGtgatcacaaaaaaaaatcacaagtTTAAAGTCcaactacaaaaacaaaaatacactGGCGCCCCCCAACATCTAGCCCAGGCATTCGCCTACGTATTTTTCGCTTCGCAATATTATgttatgtaaatttttttggttttttttcttgttttgtttttcttcacTTGAAATAGTTCTTTGGTCTGGTCTGCTCTGtctacgtttttttttttgcgaggGCAAAGTTCAATACTAAGAAAAGAATTTAATAATTTGGTTGCTAGGTCATGGCGattgtttttgatttcttagcacgttgttgttggtggtaagtttgtgtgcgtgtgtgtggttgTGCGGTGTAGTTGCAGCAATCAATCAATGTATCAATTAACTTTAATTGAGTTCAATTCTGATAAATTTTTCGCTTTATTGCCGgttaattttatttagttcGAATTCGAAAACTAAGAAAATGGCGTCGTTTTattcgttcgttcgtttgtCCATTCGAAGCAACGGTTTTTCTTGcacttttttttgtcttaTCCGCACAAATGTGTAATGCAATAGGCAAAAGTTTTGAGGTTGCGTTGTTGGTTAGAGTAGGAGGAGAGAATGCGGAGGCggaggaagaggaggaggaggagtaggAGAAGGTGAAGGAGTTCAATGCCCTCACTTCGACCGcattgccgccgccgccgctgccgctgccgacGCTATCGTCTTGTCCTCTGCTAGGCAGAgcacatttttcttttttttcccccctattttttttttttgtcttctttgattttgaacttaCCCTTTACTTTGCCATAGACATCTTGTGATTTATCCCATGCAGCATTAACCACAGGCAATTTAATAATACGCTCCAGGGATTCCAGATGGGGCAACAGATCCTTGGCATTGGCATCTTTGCCCTGTTCCTGATcctgttgctgatgctgaaCTGTCGAGCCATTGGCAATTGTGTGGTTAACGGTGGCTCCATTGCCTGTGGCACTTTTTTGCTCTGCACTGGccatgtttcttttttttttttttttggttttggttttggttttttctgtttgcttttaacttttgcttagttttcacttttcttttttatgatTTCTGGCTTGTTGCGGcactttttcttctttctttcacagaaaaaaacaacttacTAATAGTcaatgtgtctgtgtgtgtgtgtccgcCGGTTCACTCTGCTTTTTAAAgaactttatatatatgtatatatatatatatatatattggaaTTATGATTTCTTATATGGAGCACACGCACGTCTGAAAACGTCTGTCTATGTGGACATATATATTCTGACTGATTTGTGAGCTGCGCGTCTGGTTTATTTTATTAGGAGGCGGCGAGCAACGAGAGACCCACTGCCGACGGTTATCTCGTTATACCCTTGAAGGAGGGGTATATGGATTTTTAAACGAAACATCTTCAATATGCAATAAACATGAATGGAGACTAATTTTTGGCATTCCATTCTACTAACCATAATATTTCACACCTAAAATATAAATGCTCTTTGAAAgagaataatt contains:
- the LOC6644692 gene encoding 1-acylglycerol-3-phosphate O-acyltransferase Pnpla3 — protein: MNLSFAGCGFLGIYHVGVAVCLKIYAPHMLQDKIGGASAGALAACCLLCDLPLATMASDFLRIVKEARRHSLGPFSPSFNIQSCLLEGLQRLLPSDAHERVTGRLHISLTRIWDGKNVIASEFQSRQDLMQALLCSCFIPGFSGILPPRWRGVRYVDGAFSNNLPILDGNTVTVSPFSGESDICPRDQSSKLFQIHLNWANTSFQISRRNFHRLIHIILPAHTDFLSSLCHQGFADALEFLHCRNMISIRKCRQYFFNEMNHEATLLDRNPIQSHLGQAKINFPHWMFHYRGLKLLALPALLPVDVLLATIAKIGTLRPKLAKQMSQLLSSLTLSLHDPPHFDLGDTTSRLCGPRTMDPTPSKADAGDKHLAYKDNDNKSTAKVKAIEIFDFKDIVAASKRAN
- the LOC6644691 gene encoding lipid storage droplets surface-binding protein 2 isoform X2; translation: MASAEQKSATGNGATVNHTIANGSTVQHQQQDQEQGKDANAKDLLPHLESLERIIKLPVVNAAWDKSQDVYGKVKGKNRVFEWAFTAAEDCVTRAVTTAVPFVTKLDRPIAYVDQTIVKGIEQLEVKAPIIKDTPQEIYNQAKSKVIDVVQPHLERVVKFKAAGQQKAASLKDLAWQKANEVLATQYGSLAVNGVDTTTALAERLLEYYFPKSESDVEEDNVPVPASEDPVLHTVQTVGRLSNKISRRVYRNVSRQIKQVQKGNINDYLSSLIAALKLHQYINFINSSMGTNVEQSTLVGGDTCSPFGPSSSSVSSTTTITGVSSTGSVPAKKVQAIKKPTAKPAAAQ
- the LOC6644691 gene encoding lipid storage droplets surface-binding protein 2 isoform X1, producing MASAEQKSATGNGATVNHTIANGSTVQHQQQDQEQGKDANAKDLLPHLESLERIIKLPVVNAAWDKSQDVYGKVKGKNRVFEWAFTAAEDCVTRAVTTAVPFVTKLDRPIAYVDQTIVKGIEQLEVKAPIIKDTPQEIYNQAKSKVIDVVQPHLERVVKFKAAGQQKAASLKDLAWQKANEVLATQYGSLAVNGVDTTTALAERLLEYYFPKSESDVEEDNDNKQNAVVQNGKSSENNDMPVPASEDPVLHTVQTVGRLSNKISRRVYRNVSRQIKQVQKGNINDYLSSLIAALKLHQYINFINSSMGTNVEQSTLVGGDTCSPFGPSSSSVSSTTTITGVSSTGSVPAKKVQAIKKPTAKPAAAQ
- the LOC6644691 gene encoding lipid storage droplets surface-binding protein 2 isoform X3: MASAEQKSATGNGATVNHTIANGSTVQHQQQDQEQGKDANAKDLLPHLESLERIIKLPVVNAAWDKSQDVYGKVKGKNRVFEWAFTAAEDCVTRAVTTAVPFVTKLDRPIAYVDQTIVKGIEQLEVKAPIIKDTPQEIYNQAKSKVIDVVQPHLERVVKFKAAGQQKAASLKDLAWQKANEVLATQYGSLAVNGVDTTTALAERLLEYYFPKSESDVEEDNDNKQNAVVQNGKSSENNDILNIGDYDQEEEVDARFIVAASTVFLSMSLRIITEIVEYIRRNPEIIGIIDRELNNFMCQFPPARIQSYTPSRQSAAYPIRSHVASIEMSPDRSNKSKRAISMTI
- the LOC6644691 gene encoding lipid storage droplets surface-binding protein 2 isoform X4, whose protein sequence is MASAEQKSATGNGATVNHTIANGSTVQHQQQDQEQGKDANAKDLLPHLESLERIIKLPVVNAAWDKSQDVYGKVKGKNRVFEWAFTAAEDCVTRAVTTAVPFVTKLDRPIAYVDQTIVKGIEQLEVKAPIIKDTPQEIYNQAKSKVIDVVQPHLERVVKFKAAGQQKAASLKDLAWQKANEVLATQYGSLAVNGVDTTTALAERLLEYYFPKSESDVEEDNVLNIGDYDQEEEVDARFIVAASTVFLSMSLRIITEIVEYIRRNPEIIGIIDRELNNFMCQFPPARIQSYTPSRQSAAYPIRSHVASIEMSPDRSNKSKRAISMTI